A part of Clostridiales bacterium genomic DNA contains:
- a CDS encoding YigZ family protein has protein sequence MNEYRTIYKETCEEIYEKKSRFICNLKHAKNEAETAEFIRETREKYRDATHNVFAYVVYCGTLLQKQSDDGEPHGTAGMPALNVIRSKDLVNVCVVVTRYFGGILLGAGGLIRAYSQAVKRGVEKSGICTMALHDKISIKVPYTLLVKVKNAIDISKGDVLDIEYTDYVRVIAKIKYDSTALFIHKINEISNGKAEIGLLDKYYDICPEAAD, from the coding sequence ATGAATGAATACAGAACTATATATAAAGAAACATGTGAAGAAATATATGAGAAAAAGTCACGCTTTATATGTAACTTAAAGCATGCGAAAAATGAAGCTGAAACTGCTGAGTTTATTCGAGAGACAAGGGAAAAATACAGGGATGCTACTCATAATGTTTTTGCCTATGTTGTATATTGCGGCACTTTATTACAAAAGCAGAGTGATGATGGAGAGCCCCATGGTACAGCCGGAATGCCTGCACTTAATGTCATACGAAGCAAAGATCTGGTAAATGTTTGCGTTGTTGTCACTAGATACTTCGGCGGTATTTTATTAGGAGCAGGCGGCCTGATAAGAGCGTATTCGCAAGCAGTAAAAAGAGGAGTTGAAAAGTCGGGTATCTGTACCATGGCTCTTCATGACAAAATATCGATAAAGGTGCCTTATACATTGCTTGTAAAAGTAAAAAATGCAATTGATATTTCAAAAGGCGATGTGCTTGATATAGAGTATACCGATTATGTCAGAGTCATTGCTAAAATAAAATATGATAGCACTGCTCTCTTCATTCATAAAATAAATGAAATATCAAATGGCAAAGCCGAAATAGGACTTCTGGATAAGTATTATGATATATGTCCAGAAGCAGCTGATTAA
- a CDS encoding NUDIX hydrolase, producing the protein MLIRNCAGGVVFSGDKVFLLKNEKSEWVLPKGVIRNGELPHEVAVKRVKQETGISAEIISTAGQTSYEFFSFTRKRPVCNRITWYIMEAVDENFSVSKDENFSEGGYFTFDEAENIITYSQDKALVRLSFAKYKEMQCEATAEEAKSYAR; encoded by the coding sequence ATGCTGATTCGAAATTGTGCCGGCGGTGTTGTTTTTAGCGGCGATAAAGTTTTTCTGTTAAAGAATGAAAAAAGTGAATGGGTTTTACCGAAGGGTGTAATTCGTAACGGTGAACTGCCTCATGAAGTTGCTGTGAAAAGAGTAAAGCAGGAAACAGGAATTTCAGCTGAGATCATATCGACTGCGGGGCAAACAAGTTACGAATTTTTTTCTTTTACGAGGAAAAGACCTGTTTGTAACAGAATCACCTGGTATATCATGGAGGCAGTTGATGAAAACTTTTCTGTTTCAAAGGATGAAAACTTTTCAGAGGGAGGTTATTTTACCTTTGACGAGGCTGAAAACATTATAACCTATAGCCAGGATAAAGCTTTAGTAAGGCTTTCCTTTGCAAAATACAAAGAGATGCAGTGCGAGGCTACTGCAGAGGAGGCTAAAAGCTACGCAAGGTAA
- a CDS encoding sulfite exporter TauE/SafE family protein, whose product MLIFIVSILSGIISGMGIGGGTILIPVLILTSGISQQIAQSVNLISFIPTASIALITHIKNGNIEKKLLFKLIAAGILGAVLGSILASYISSAILRKMFAIFLFCIGVYEICCKKK is encoded by the coding sequence ATGCTCATTTTTATAGTCAGCATACTATCCGGTATAATCAGCGGCATGGGTATAGGCGGAGGTACTATACTAATACCCGTTCTGATATTGACATCCGGCATAAGCCAGCAAATTGCCCAGAGCGTTAATCTGATCTCTTTTATACCCACTGCATCCATCGCATTGATTACCCATATAAAAAACGGAAATATCGAAAAAAAATTGCTCTTTAAGCTTATAGCCGCAGGTATTCTGGGAGCTGTACTGGGGTCTATCTTAGCCTCATACATTTCATCTGCGATCCTTAGAAAAATGTTTGCAATATTTTTATTCTGCATTGGAGTCTATGAAATCTGCTGCAAAAAGAAATAG